Proteins co-encoded in one Cytobacillus sp. NJ13 genomic window:
- the ilvN gene encoding acetolactate synthase small subunit — translation MKRVICLTVMNRPGVLNRITNLFSKRNFNIESISVGLSEHEGMSRITCVVHVEDSSASEQITKQLNKQIDVIKVTDITDQSIVARELALIKVQAVPYTRNEIYSLIEPFRASVIDVSKDSMTVQITGESDKVEAFIELIKPYGIKELARTGTTAFPRGTQRTSQQSKSYSIV, via the coding sequence ATGAAAAGAGTCATATGCCTGACTGTTATGAATCGGCCGGGTGTTCTAAACAGAATCACGAATTTATTTTCCAAAAGAAACTTTAATATTGAGAGCATTTCAGTTGGCCTGTCTGAGCATGAAGGGATGTCGCGCATCACTTGTGTGGTCCATGTTGAGGACTCCAGTGCCAGTGAACAAATTACAAAACAGCTAAACAAGCAAATCGATGTGATAAAAGTAACTGATATCACGGATCAATCGATAGTGGCAAGAGAGCTCGCCCTCATTAAAGTTCAGGCGGTCCCTTATACCAGAAATGAGATTTACTCTTTAATTGAACCTTTCAGAGCTTCTGTTATAGATGTCAGCAAAGATAGCATGACCGTTCAGATTACAGGTGAATCTGATAAAGTAGAAGCTTTCATTGAACTCATTAAACCATATGGAATCAAAGAGCTTGCCCGGACGGGAACAACGGCATTCCCTAGAGGAACACAGCGTACTTCCCAGCAGTCCAAATCATACTCTATTGTTTAA